CTCATGCCCGCCGCGCTGCTGACCACCGTCCTGGCGAACGAGGCAGGCGCGGTCATCGAGGCCGGAGTCGTCTGGTTCCAAAAGGGAGGGGTGGCCTCCCTCGTCGACTGGATCACGTCGATGCATCTCCCGGACTGGCTGCGCGACATCGTGGACAAGACGCTCGCCGACCCCCAGAAGATCAGGGACGGCCTCGCCGCCACAGCGACGCAGGCGGGCAAGGGACTGCTGGCCGCCGGCCGGGGGGTCGCCGGGCAGACCGCGAACCTTCTGTTCCAGGTGCTCATGCTGTTGCTGTTCCTGTTCTACTTCCTGGCCGAAAGGGACCGGGTGGTGGCCGGGCTGCGTCGGCTTTCCCCGTTGCGGCCCCACCAGGAACAGGAACTGGCCGGGCGGCTCAAGACCGTGATGCAGTCCATCCTCGCGGGCGGGCTGGCGGCGGGCCTGACCCAGGGCGTGGCCACCGCCGTCGGCCTGTGGATCGTCGGCGTCGACCCCTTGTTCTGGGGCATGGTCGCCGTGGCGGCCTCCCTCGTGCCCTTCGTCGGCCTGGCCCTGATCCACGTGCCCATCGTCGTCTTTCTCCTCGCCGGAGGCGCGACGGGCAAGGCGCTCTTCCTTCTCGCCTGGTGGCTGCTGGTGGTGAGCACGGTGGACAACATCGTCCGGCCGTTCTTCATCAGCGGCGGGGCACGCCTGCCCACGCTGATGATCTTCGTCTCCATCGTGGGAGGCGTCCTGCTCTTCGGCCCGCTGGGCCTGATCTACGGCCCCATTTCCATGAGCCTGTGCCTCGTGGTCTTCCAACTCTTCATCGAGGCCCAGTCGACCGAAAAACACCCCTGACGGCGGGCGTGGCTGACCTCGGGTCCGAGAACGGCCGCGCGGTTCAGGAAACGAAATGCTTCCGGGTTTCACTCCCTGGCCCGGGGCTCAAGGCCGTCCCGGGGCCTCGGCCCGGCGACGCCCGACATGCAGCCACAGACAGCCGCCCAGCATGAACGCGTCCCGAAGCATGGCGGCCTTCAGCTCTTCGGTCCCGACCGGCGCGGTTCCGTCGAGCCCAAAGCAGCCGCAGTCGGCCTCCAGACCGCCCAGAACGCCGTACCCGAGCACAGCCATGAAGAGCAAAAGCTGCCCCGCCACCAGGAACAGCGCCCCCCGCAGGTTGCAGGCCAATCCCAGCCCGCCGGCGACCTCCAAGACGGGCAGGGCGACGGACAACACCCTGGCGGTGCGCCAGGGCACCAGGCCGAAGCTGTCGATGGCCAGGGCGAACGTACCGGGATCGATCAGCTTCATGGCCCCGGCGTAAATGAAGACCAGGGCCAGGACGAACCGGATGGCGGCCAGGATGCCCCGGCCCCGAAGCATCCTGGCCGGCCGATCCGTCCAGCGGCGGAGCCGGGACGGGGGGAATCCGGTCCTCACCGGTCCGCCCGCCTGGGGGGGGATGTCCGCGCCCCGCCGTCCTGGAGGAACATGCTCCGGGCCGTTTCCCCGGAACCCTCCGTGGTCGTTGGACCATTGGCCGCCTTGTTGATTTCCGCGATGAGCCCATGAAGGCCCTGGGCCAGATCGGAGAGGTCGCGCACGGCCTGGTCGGTCTGCCGGATGCCGCCCGCGGTTTCGCTGACGATGCCGTTGATCTCCCCGACGGTGTGGCTGATCTGTTTCGTGCTCATGGACTGCTGTTCCGCGGCCGCGGCCATGGAGCCCACCTGGGCGGCGTTGGAGGTGATGACCTGGACGATTTCCTGCAGCGCGCGGCCGGCTTCGCCTGAAAGCGTGGTGCACCGGGCCACGGCAGCGACCGCGCCGTCCATCTCGCTGATGTTGCGCCGCGTGCCGTCCTGGATGGAGGAGATGGCCTGTTCGACCTCCTTGGTGGCGGTCATGGTCTTTTCCGCGAGCTTGCGCACCTCGTCGGCCACCACCGCGAATCCCCGGCCGTGATCCCCGGCCCGGGCGGCCTCGATGGCGGCGTTCAGCGCCAGCAGATTGGTCTGGTCGGCGATGTCGGCGATGACGTTCATGACCGCGCCGATGCGCTCGGCCTTGTCTCCCAGGTCGTCCAGGCTGACCTTCATCTCCGCGACCTTCCGCTGCACCTGGGTGGTGGCGTCCACCACGCTGGCCACGGTGCCCGCTCCCTGCTCGGCCTTCTTCTTGACCTCGTCCGCGGTCTGGGCCGCGTCGCCCGCATTGCGGGCCATGTCGGTCACGGTGGAATCCATCTGCCCGATGGCGCTCGTGGTTTCCGCCAGACGCTGACGCTGACTGTCCGCGCTCCGGGCGATCTGCTCGGACTGCGCGGCCAGTTCCTCGGAGGCCGTGGCCAGGCGGTCGGCGTAGTCCGTGGCCTGGGTGGCCATCTCGGTCATGGCGGTCAGCAGGCCGGACACCCGGGTCCGCTCCGATTCCGCCGCATCCTTGGCCTGGTCGGCCAGGCGGGCCTGCTGTTCGATCTCCCGGCTCTTGGCCTCGGCATCCTCGATGCTCCGCTTGAGGCTGCGCATCATGGCGCGGAAGGCGTCGGCCAGCATTCCGACCTCGTCATCGCGGCGGATGTCCACCTCGATGTCGAGCTGCCCTGCGGCGATCTTCTCCGCGCAATCCGCCAGTCGGCGCATGGGCCGCACCAACAGCCGGTTCAGGGACATCTTCTGGAACATCACGATGAGCACCGTGGCCGCCAGCAGCAAGCCCGCGCCGGAGACCATCATGGTTTTCTGGACGCGGTTCTTGAAGTCCAAGGCATCGGCCTTGGTCCGGGCGTTGGCCGCCGCCAGCTCCTGGATTTTTATCCGAATGGGCGCGGGATCGAGCCCCAGTTCCACATGACCCACCACGGTGTCGCCGAAGAGGACGGGCTTGGACAAAACCTTGCCCCCGGCGACCGGAGAGCCGGACTGAAGAGGGGCGTTCTCCAGATCCTTGAGCGGTGAACCATCGCCGTTGACGAAGCGCGCCGAAGCGATGAAGGGATTCTGCTCACGGATGGTGAGCATCCTCTTGAGCGGTTCGAAGTCGTAGTTGTTGATCAGGCCCCCCGAACCGAGCACCAGGGAATCCAGCACCGAGCCAGCGGATATCTCCTGCTGGTTCTGCATCAGCCTGCCCAGGGCCTCGTTGCGCTCCTCGAGCGTGGCCTGCGACGCCTCGATGAGCGTTTCGATGTGATTGTTGGCCATCCAGACGAGAACCAGCACGATGCCGGCCACGGAGGCCACGATGCTGACGGAATTCTTGATGGTCTGGAACAGGTTTCTCCAGGTGGCTGACGCGGGTGTCTGCATATCTGCAACCTCTTGTCGCGGAAAAGGCCCGGGGCCGGACTCGGCCCCGGGCGTCCGCAGTCTGCTGTCCAGGGACCGGCGTCAGCCCTGGAGGGCCTTGCGCACGCCGCCTTCCAGGAACAGGTAGTCCTTCTGGCCGCTGTCCTCCAGGTAGTACTGAAGCCACTGGATCTGCTTGCCCACCGCATCGAAGATGAGCAGGGTCTTGCCCTTGAATGCTCCCTTCTGCAGCAGCGGAACCATGCGCTCGAAGGGAATGCTCTTCACCCCCGCCACTCCGGGGAGCTGGTCCTTGCGCTGCATCGGGTCGCGAATGTCGATGACCTCGGCTCCCGAGGCGGCCTTGGCCTTGAAGGCGGCGAAATCCACCGTGTGGTCCTTGAGCTGCGCCTTGGTGATCAGCTTGGACGGGTCCGCGGGAGTCTTCCCGAGCAGGGTGGTGTCTTCGGCGTGCTCGGCGGCCCACTCCGGAATGCCCGCGTCGTAGACGAAGACATTGATGAAGCCGGCGTCCTTGGCCGCCCGGCAGGCTTCATACGACTTGGCGCAGGTCACTCCGTTGCAGTAGAAGGCCAGCTTCTTTCCGTCGGACTTGCCTCTGGCCTTCTCCAACTGGGCCAAAAAGTCCTTCTGGGAAATCGGGATGTGCTTGGACCCGTTGACGTGAATGACCTCGTATTCCTCGATCGAGCGGACGTCGACGACCACGGACTGGCCCGCCTTGCCCCAGGCGTACAGGTCGGCCGTTGTGACCGGAGTCAGCTCCTTGAACTCGGGCTTCTCGCGCAACGGGAATTCAGCGGCCCAGGCCGCGGCTGCGAAAAAAAACACCAAGAGGCACAGGACAATGCATTTTCTCATCGTGACCTCCACATGGTTGTTGGCGCCTCCCCGCAACGGGGGGGCTCTGTCCCGTTCCTTCGCCTGAACGGCCCTGCCGCCCGACCCGCGAAATGAGACTCACGGCGGGAAGTCGCGGGTCGGCGGGCCCATTGCCGGGCCTTCCAAGAGACATGCCAACCGACCGGGAACGGCAACCAGCTTGAATCGTTTGATTCTATCCGCGAAAAATCCTGGCGGCCGCCAACCCGAGTTGGCAGGCTGCCAACCATTTCGTTTGCGGGCCGCGGCGCGGATCCGGTTCCCGAATGACGATGCGCGTGTCGGCGTCGGTGGGGTTCAGGCCCTCGCCTGAATTGGAAGTGGCGGAACGGAGGCGGAGAGTCAGCCGGACAGCCCGGCGATGTCCTTTTCCATCTTTTCGCGCAGCGGGCCGATCACGGCCTCGTTGCCCATGGCCATGTCCAGCTGGCGGGTGTGGATGACCACGTAGCCGAGCACGGCCACGCGATCCAGGGTGGCGGCCTTGTCCAGGCCTTCCAGACGGGCGAAGAGCGCATCCTCCCGCACCTCAACCCGGAAGTCCCGCTCCTCCAGGAGCCCGGCCACGAGCAGAGCGCGGCTCCGGCGACGCGGCAGGTCCGCGGCCCCGCCCTTGAACTGGAAGCTGACGTAATTTTCCTGGGGATCGTCCCCGGCCTGGGCCTCCACGGTGCAGAAGTGGAACCCGAAGCGGGACTGAAGATTGCAAAAATCCCTGGAGATCATGAAGTAATTTTTGACCGCGAAGGCGCTGGCCACGGTCGGCTCCAGCTCCGGGTTGCTGGCCGCGCCCGCCACCACGGCGAGGAAGCCCCGGGCGTCGGCCGCCGGGGGCCCGGCCCAGGGCACGGCGGTCATGCCTCGCCAGAGAGCGCGCATGGGCCCGGAGGCGATGCGCGTGATGTCCACGAAGCGGCCTTCCACCGGACCGTCGAAGCCGTCTTCAAGATCAATGACCCAATACTTGAGCTTGCTCTTGCCGCAGGTGAGCTGCTTGCTGAAGCCCTCCAGCCCCGCCTGTTCGCCCTCCAGGAACATCTCGCGCACGCTCTTTTCGTGGCAGAAACGGGTGATGTCGTGCAGGGTCCGGCAGTTCTCGGGCGTGAATTCCGGCGCGTCGGGGTCGATGAGGTTCAGGGGCACGACGTGGGCGCAGGCCCCGGCCAGGGCGGCATGCACCGGGCTGCCCTCCATGAGGTTGCGCGGGGCCGGACGCAGGGCCAGCAACTCCTCGGCCCGGCCCGGATGCACGCGGCGGTTGTCCGCGTCCACCGTGACCTCGCCCGCGCCGTCCAGGGCCTCCAGCGCTCCCGCCACGCCGAGCAGAGCCGGAACGCCATACTCGCGGGCCACGTTGGCCAGGTGTCCGGCCGCGCTGCCCGCCTCGCAGACCACGGCCGCGGTCCGCGAGAGCAACGGGGCCCAGCGTGGATGGGCCTGGGCCGCCACGAGCACCGCGCCGTCCGGGAAGCGCAGGGCGTCGGCGTCCTTGCGCACCGCGAAGGCCGCGCCGCAGCCCACGCCCGGGGCCGCCGTGGTCCCGCCGGAGAGGAGCACGGGCAAGCCCGAGTCCGAAGGCGCGGCCTCCTCCCTCCGTCCGCTCTCGTGCAGGGGGCGGCTCTGCAGCAACACGATCCCGCCGTCCGGGGCCAAGGCGAACTCGATGTCCTGGGGCAGGCCGTAGAACTCCTCCATGTCCGCCGCCAGGGCCGCCACCCCCAGAACCTGGGCCTCGGTGAGCGAGGGCGCTCCGGCCTCTTCGGGCGGCACGTCCACCAGGGCGATGCCCTGGGCCGGATCGCAGACGTACTTGGTGGGCTTGCGGGCCACCTCGGCGCGCGCCAGACGCATGGGCTCCCCGCGCTCGACCATGAACACGTCCGGGTCGAAGCTGCCGTCCACCACGGCCTTGGGCAGACCATGCACGGCGTTGACCACCACGGCCCCGCCCCGGATGTCCAGGGGGTCGCGGCTGTAGGCCACGCCCCCGGCCTCGGC
This is a stretch of genomic DNA from Desulfovibrio aminophilus DSM 12254. It encodes these proteins:
- a CDS encoding AI-2E family transporter encodes the protein MDIDPREETNPPLQSSPDSDPGPAPQECHTTRTEDVGPLHARFYRPFLLLVFIAAVLLFGALLWPFRHAVFLAAILALLLNPLRQRLAALMRGSRFLTAALLTIATLLFILMPAALLTTVLANEAGAVIEAGVVWFQKGGVASLVDWITSMHLPDWLRDIVDKTLADPQKIRDGLAATATQAGKGLLAAGRGVAGQTANLLFQVLMLLLFLFYFLAERDRVVAGLRRLSPLRPHQEQELAGRLKTVMQSILAGGLAAGLTQGVATAVGLWIVGVDPLFWGMVAVAASLVPFVGLALIHVPIVVFLLAGGATGKALFLLAWWLLVVSTVDNIVRPFFISGGARLPTLMIFVSIVGGVLLFGPLGLIYGPISMSLCLVVFQLFIEAQSTEKHP
- a CDS encoding MauE/DoxX family redox-associated membrane protein produces the protein MLRGRGILAAIRFVLALVFIYAGAMKLIDPGTFALAIDSFGLVPWRTARVLSVALPVLEVAGGLGLACNLRGALFLVAGQLLLFMAVLGYGVLGGLEADCGCFGLDGTAPVGTEELKAAMLRDAFMLGGCLWLHVGRRRAEAPGRP
- a CDS encoding methyl-accepting chemotaxis protein, with translation MQTPASATWRNLFQTIKNSVSIVASVAGIVLVLVWMANNHIETLIEASQATLEERNEALGRLMQNQQEISAGSVLDSLVLGSGGLINNYDFEPLKRMLTIREQNPFIASARFVNGDGSPLKDLENAPLQSGSPVAGGKVLSKPVLFGDTVVGHVELGLDPAPIRIKIQELAAANARTKADALDFKNRVQKTMMVSGAGLLLAATVLIVMFQKMSLNRLLVRPMRRLADCAEKIAAGQLDIEVDIRRDDEVGMLADAFRAMMRSLKRSIEDAEAKSREIEQQARLADQAKDAAESERTRVSGLLTAMTEMATQATDYADRLATASEELAAQSEQIARSADSQRQRLAETTSAIGQMDSTVTDMARNAGDAAQTADEVKKKAEQGAGTVASVVDATTQVQRKVAEMKVSLDDLGDKAERIGAVMNVIADIADQTNLLALNAAIEAARAGDHGRGFAVVADEVRKLAEKTMTATKEVEQAISSIQDGTRRNISEMDGAVAAVARCTTLSGEAGRALQEIVQVITSNAAQVGSMAAAAEQQSMSTKQISHTVGEINGIVSETAGGIRQTDQAVRDLSDLAQGLHGLIAEINKAANGPTTTEGSGETARSMFLQDGGARTSPPRRADR
- a CDS encoding rhodanese-like domain-containing protein — protein: MRKCIVLCLLVFFFAAAAWAAEFPLREKPEFKELTPVTTADLYAWGKAGQSVVVDVRSIEEYEVIHVNGSKHIPISQKDFLAQLEKARGKSDGKKLAFYCNGVTCAKSYEACRAAKDAGFINVFVYDAGIPEWAAEHAEDTTLLGKTPADPSKLITKAQLKDHTVDFAAFKAKAASGAEVIDIRDPMQRKDQLPGVAGVKSIPFERMVPLLQKGAFKGKTLLIFDAVGKQIQWLQYYLEDSGQKDYLFLEGGVRKALQG
- a CDS encoding PEP/pyruvate-binding domain-containing protein encodes the protein MAGIFRALGNLLRGSRPEPPSPARLEALRAEYRGRCESFRRLLAANNAALDVMASMEEALRGQKPFGMTFVRGQCARAAANVFQIVRQLSILANGRYDALFERLKEIQAAIAPHVEPHSGGVAGPLVLPLAEAGVDLADEVGGKMASLGEIVRRLGRRIPPGFAVTASGYRRFMEASDLQAEIDRRIQTADASRLDELFALSSALQGLILAAPLPGDLKRAILEAYRSLEVQAGEGVRVALRSSAVGEDALGASFAGQYQSELNVPGDEILETYKEIVASKYGLTAMTYRLTRGIPDEDVAMCVGCMAMVGAEAGGVAYSRDPLDIRGGAVVVNAVHGLPKAVVDGSFDPDVFMVERGEPMRLARAEVARKPTKYVCDPAQGIALVDVPPEEAGAPSLTEAQVLGVAALAADMEEFYGLPQDIEFALAPDGGIVLLQSRPLHESGRREEAAPSDSGLPVLLSGGTTAAPGVGCGAAFAVRKDADALRFPDGAVLVAAQAHPRWAPLLSRTAAVVCEAGSAAGHLANVAREYGVPALLGVAGALEALDGAGEVTVDADNRRVHPGRAEELLALRPAPRNLMEGSPVHAALAGACAHVVPLNLIDPDAPEFTPENCRTLHDITRFCHEKSVREMFLEGEQAGLEGFSKQLTCGKSKLKYWVIDLEDGFDGPVEGRFVDITRIASGPMRALWRGMTAVPWAGPPAADARGFLAVVAGAASNPELEPTVASAFAVKNYFMISRDFCNLQSRFGFHFCTVEAQAGDDPQENYVSFQFKGGAADLPRRRSRALLVAGLLEERDFRVEVREDALFARLEGLDKAATLDRVAVLGYVVIHTRQLDMAMGNEAVIGPLREKMEKDIAGLSG